CCCGTGTGGTCCTGCCGCCGCTGACGGCCCTGGCCGTCGCTGCCGCCGCCGTTACCGGCATCGCGCTGCTGGTGCCGGCAGCGCTCCCGGCCGTGATTGCCGCCGCCCTGCTAAGCCTGGTGGCAGCCCCGGCGCTGGCCCTGGCCGCGGACCGGATGTCCGCCGGCACCGAACAAAGCCTCCGCTCCGGGGTCCTCCGCCAAGTGGCGGCGGCCCTCGATGCCCGCGCCGAGCTCCACGCCAACGGCGTATGCGCACCGGTGCTCGACGCCATCACCGGCGCCGACGGCGCGGCGACTGCTGCTTCCCAGCGCTCGGCCTGGGCCGAGGGGCTCGGGCAGGGCCTGACCGTGCTGGCTTGCGGAAGCGCAGCCCTCGCCAGCGCGGTGCTGGCGGCTCCCTCGGTCCTCAGCGGTGCCGTCGCAGCCTCCACTGCCGCCGTCGTTGTACTGCTCCAACTCGCGCTGGTGGAGCCCTACGCGGGAATCACAACGGCCGTCCGGCAGTACCCGGCGTTGCGGGCCGTGCTTGAGCGAATCGGCGAAGCGGGCGTCCTCGATGACCACGACGCAAAGACTTCCGGCGGGCTGGTGCCGGTCGGGGCCAGGGCAGGCGGCCGGCCGGGCATCGAACTCCAGGACCTGGCCGCCGCCTGGCCCGGCGGGCTGCCGGTCTTCACTGCGCTCACGGCCACGGCCGAACCCGGCCGCTGGCTGTCTGTGACCGGGGCTTCCGGCTCCGGAAAATCCACCCTGCTTGCCGTGATCCTGGGTTTCCTGCCGGCAGCAGGCGGCCACGTCCTGTTGGGTGGGCGGGCGGCGTGGTGCCCGCAGGAGGCGCATCTGTTCGACTCGACCATCCGCGGCAACCTGCTCCTCGGGCTCCCCGAAGACCGGCGCCGGGGACAGGAAGAGCTGCTGCGCGCTGCCCTGGCTGACGTGGGCCTCGCTCCGCTGATCGGGCGGCTGGAGCACGGATTGGACACACGGATCGGGCCCGGGGGTGCGTTCCTCAGCGGCGGCGAACGGCAGCGGCTGGCCGTTGCCCGCACGCTCCTGACCGGGGCGGATATCATCCTGCTGGACGAACCCACGGCGCACCTTGACGCGGAGTCCGGCCGGCTGATGCTGGCGCAGCTCCGGCGCGGCCTGCGGGACCGCACAGTAGTGCTGGTGACTCACAACCCGGCGGATATTGCCGATGCGGACACCCGCCTGGATCTGGACCACGCGGCCGCCGGCCATGAGCTGCGTTCCGGGGCGCCAACGCCGTCGCTGGCGCGGGGGTAGACCGCAGGTTAACCTGTTGCCATGCACGGACACGCCGATCCCCGAACCAGCCTGGACCACCGCCTACAGTGGCGGGCCGGCCGGCCCGCGGACCTGGATGGCTGGGCCGCGCTGATCGCCCGGACCGCCGGCGTCGAACAGCCGGCCTGGTTCGAACGCCGTGCGGACCTGGAACAGGTCCTCGCCTCGACAATGAATCCTGCTGCCGCAAATACCATCCTCGGCATCGACGGGGAGGGCGTGGCCCGGGCTTACGGCCGGATCACCAAGAACCCGGAAGGCGAGAAGGCGATCGGCTACGGCGCCGTCGATCCCGGATGGCAGGGAACCGGGATCGGCACCGGGTTGCTGGGCTGGATGGAATCCGTGACCCGGCAGCGTTTTGCCGTGGACGCAATGCCGGGAGCCAGGCCCAAGCTGCGGCTCCAGGCGGAAGAGCAGCACACGCACCAGGCGGCGCTGTTCCAGGCCGCCGGCTACCGGATTGTCCGCTACTTTAACGAGATGCACCGCCCGCTAAAGGATGGCGTCCCCGAGGTTGTGCTTGACGCCGCCTTGGAGCTGGTGACCTTTGGCCCCGAGCTGCACGAGCCGGTGCGGCTTGCGCACAATGAAGCATTCCAGGACCACTGGGGCAGCGAGCCCCGGGACCATGAGGCGTGGGGCTTTGTGCTGAACGACCCGCTGGCCCGGCCGGATCTCAGCGCTGTGGTGCTGGAACGGGCCACCGGGAGGGTCGCCGGCTACCAGCTCGCCAGCCATGACGCTGCCATCGCTGGGTCCAGGGGCTACACGGAGGGTTACACGGACCTGCTGGGCGTCCGGCGGGAGTTCCGCGGCCGCGGCGTGGCACAAGCCCTGCTGACCGACGCGATGCGCCGTTTCGCCGCGGCCGGGATGGACCAGGCCTCCCTCGACGTCGACTCGGAGAACCCGACCGGTGCCTTGGCCCTCTATACCAAGATGGGCTATGTGGCCGTCAGCCGCAGCATGGCCTGGGACAAGGAACTGTAGCGGCCCGGACCCGCTGGTAGTTCACCAGCCAGCTGTCGGCGGGTTAGG
This genomic window from Arthrobacter sp. EM1 contains:
- a CDS encoding GNAT family N-acetyltransferase, with the protein product MHGHADPRTSLDHRLQWRAGRPADLDGWAALIARTAGVEQPAWFERRADLEQVLASTMNPAAANTILGIDGEGVARAYGRITKNPEGEKAIGYGAVDPGWQGTGIGTGLLGWMESVTRQRFAVDAMPGARPKLRLQAEEQHTHQAALFQAAGYRIVRYFNEMHRPLKDGVPEVVLDAALELVTFGPELHEPVRLAHNEAFQDHWGSEPRDHEAWGFVLNDPLARPDLSAVVLERATGRVAGYQLASHDAAIAGSRGYTEGYTDLLGVRREFRGRGVAQALLTDAMRRFAAAGMDQASLDVDSENPTGALALYTKMGYVAVSRSMAWDKEL